Proteins from one Cicer arietinum cultivar CDC Frontier isolate Library 1 chromosome 3, Cicar.CDCFrontier_v2.0, whole genome shotgun sequence genomic window:
- the LOC101508843 gene encoding protein LOW PSII ACCUMULATION 1, chloroplastic, with the protein MVAMAVVASQQFMCFSESNWRIRTKPCFPLPHFNTVLLRSRNKIQLPLISCSSSSQTPQTDTQTAESCVNLGLQLFSKGRVKDALTQFETAITLNPNPVEAQAAFYNKACCHAYRGEGKKAADCLRTALREYNLKFGTILNDPDLASFRALPEFKELQEEAELGGQDIGSSFRRDLKLISEVQAPFRGIRRFFYVAFTAAAGISLLFTLPRLFVAIQGGDGAPGLSETAGNAAINIGGIVVFVALFLWENKKEEEQIAQISRDETLSRLPLRLSTNRIVELVQLRDTVRPVIIAGKKETVTMALRRAERFRTDLVRRGVLLVPVIWGESGETKFEKKGFGLQPKAAEALPSIGEDFEKRTQSVTAQSKLKAEVRFKAEVVSPAEWERWIRDQQKSEGVPVGEDVYIILRLDGRVRRSGRGIPDWEQIAKELPPMEAILSKLER; encoded by the exons ATGGTGGCAATGGCAGTGGTTGCATCGCAACAATTCATGTGCTTCTCAGAATCAAATTGGAGAATTAGAACAAAACCATGTTTTCCCCTTCCTCATTTCAACACCGTTCTTCTACGCTCACGCAATAAGATTCAATTGCCACTAATTTCATGCTCTTCTTCATCACAGACCCCACAAACTGATACTCAAACTGCTGAATCTTGTGTCAATTTGGGTCTTCAGCTTTTCTCCAAAGGAAGG GTTAAAGATGCTTTGACACAGTTTGAAACAGCGATTACTTTGAATCCCAATCCTGTAGAGGCACAAGCTGCATTCTATAACAAAGCTTGCTGTCATGCATACAG agGAGAAGGAAAGAAAGCTGCTGATTGTCTCCGCACTGCTTTGAGGGAATACAATCTAAAATTTGGTACAATTCTCAATGATCCAGACTTGGCCTCTTTCAGAGCTTTGCCTGAATTCAAAGAACTACAAGAAGAG GCCGAGCTGGGTGGGCAAGATATTGGCTCCAGTTTTCGAAGAGATCTAAAACTTATCAGTGAAGTTCAAGCACCGTTTCGTGGGATTAGGAGATTCTTTTATGTAGCATTCACAGCAGCTGCAGGAATTTCGTTGTTGTTTACTTTACCGAGGCTATTTGTTGCAATTCAAGGCGGCGATGGCGCTCCTGGTCTCTCCGAAACTGCTGGAAATGCTGCCATTAACATTGGAG GCATTGTTGTTTTTGTGGCATTATTCCTTtgggaaaataaaaaagaggagGAACAAATTGCACAAATATCCCGAGATGAGACACTATCAAGGTTGCCTTTGCGTCTCTCAACCAATCGCATAGTTGAACTCGTGCAGCTAAGGGACACAGTTAGACCA gttATAATAGCTGGGAAAAAAGAAACAGTGACTATGGCTTTGCGAAGAGCAGAGAGATTTCGCACCGATCTTGTTAGACGTGGAGTTTTGTTAGTTCCTGTCATCTGGGGAGAAAGTGGAGAAACCAAATTTGAAAAGAAAGGTTTTGGTCTTCAACCAAAGGCTGCTGAGGCTCTTCCATCCATTGGG GAAGATTTTGAGAAGCGAACGCAGTCTGTAACTGCACAATCAAAACTGAAAGCTGAAGTTAGGTTCAAGGCTGAGGTTGTATCGCCAGCAGAATGGGAACG GTGGATAAGGGATCAGCAGAAGTCTGAAGGAGTTCCAGTTGGAGAAGACGTGTACATAATACTGCGTCTGGATGGTCGGGTTCGAAGATCAGGAAGA GGTATACCTGACTGGGAGCAAATTGCGAAGGAGCTGCCGCCAATGGAAGCGATTTTAAGCAAGCTGGAAAGATGA
- the LOC101507580 gene encoding pentatricopeptide repeat-containing protein At5g43790-like — protein sequence MNNVNSLAERVVTLLKAFCRSENHVKQIQAQIILHNLQSNTTITHHFINASQSHNLLNTVLPLFFTTSLSPKPHIFIFNSLIRAFSHSHIPHIPLSIYTHMHKNSIFPNNFTFPFLFKSLSDSHHFIQAQCVYTHVVKLGHVNDLYVNNSLLDVYASCGRFALCRQLFDEMPYRDVVSWTVLIMGYRNCGRFDEALFVFEQMQYAGVVPNRVTMVNALAACANSGAVEMGIWIEDMIRRNGWELDVILGTALIDMYVKCGRIEEGLRVFSNMKEKNVFTWNAVIKGLALAKSGEEAILWFNRMEFDGVRADEVTLLAVLSACSHSGLVEKGRLIFGVLVDGKYGFRPNVKHYACMIDLLARAGRLQEAFEVMRCMPFEATKAMWGSLLVGSKSQGDLEFSEFAARKLVELEPDNTAYHVQLSNLYAEAGRWSDVERVRGMMKERELTKDLGCSSVEVEHQRHVSELLA from the coding sequence aTGAATAACGTGAATAGTTTGGCAGAAAGAGTTGTGACACTGCTAAAAGCTTTTTGCCGTTCTGAGAATCACGTTAAGCAGATTCAAGCACAAATCATACTACACAACCTTCAATCAAACACCACCATCACACACCACTTCATCAACGCTTCTCAATCTCATAACCTTCTCAACACCGTTTTACCTCTCTTCTTCACAACCTCCCTCAGTCCAAAACCCCacattttcatcttcaactcTCTCATCAGAGCCTTCTCCCATTCCCACATTCCCCACATCCCTCTCTCCATATACACCCACATGCACAAAAACTCCATCTTCCCCAACAACTTTACATTCCCTTTCCTCTTCAAGTCACTTTCCGACTCACACCACTTCATTCAAGCTCAATGTGTCTACACCCACGTCGTAAAACTCGGTCATGTTAATGATCTTTATGTCAATAATTCACTTCTTGATGTATATGCTTCATGTGGCCGTTTCGCGCTTTGCCGACAACTGTTCGATGAAATGCCTTACAGAGATGTTGTGTCTTGGACCGTGCTGATCATGGGTTACCGAAATTGTGGGAGATTTGACGAGGCGTTATTTGTGTTTGAACAGATGCAGTATGCGGGTGTGGTTCCGAATCGGGTTACGATGGTGAATGCTTTGGCTGCTTGTGCTAACTCTGGTGCGGTTGAAATGGGGATTTGGATAGAGGATATGATAAGGAGGAATGGGTGGGAATTGGATGTGATTTTGGGGACGGCGTTGATTGATATGTATGTAAAATGTGGGAGAATTGAAGAGGGGTTGAGAGTTTTCAGTAACATGAAGGAAAAGAATGTTTTTACTTGGAATGCTGTTATTAAAGGGTTAGCTTTGGCTAAAAGTGGTGAGGAGGCTATTTTGTGGTTTAATAGGATGGAATTTGATGGTGTTAGAGCTGATGAAGTTACTTTGCTTGCGGTTCTTTCTGCATGTAGTCATTCAGGCTTGGTGGAAAAGGGTAGATTGATCTTTGGTGTTTTGGTTGatggaaaatatggatttcgtcCTAATGTGAAACACTATGCTTGTATGATTGATCTCTTGGCACGGGCTGGTCGATTGCAAGAGGCTTTTGAGGTCATGAGATGTATGCCTTTTGAGGCAACGAAAGCTATGTGGGGATCCTTGTTGGTTGGCTCTAAATCTCAGGGTGACTTGGAATTCAGCGAGTTTGCGGCTAGAAAACTAGTTGAGTTGGAGCCTGATAACACTGCCTATCATGTTCAGCTGTCAAATCTGTATGCAGAGGCGGGAAGATGGAGTGATGTTGAGAGAGTAAGGGGAATGATGAAAGAGAGAGAACTGACCAAGGACTTGGGGTGTAGTTCTGTGGAGGTTGAACACCAACGGCATGTCAGTGAACTCTTGGCATAG
- the LOC101508205 gene encoding uncharacterized protein, translating to MEATPADQQVPPPGETLKYHTWVLKVLIHCDGCTKRVKKILQGIEGVYTTEIDSREHKVTVTGNVEAETLIKKLSRSGKSVELWPQIEKPPADKKKKAKKPSKSMVENDENIIDNNKEKENQKKNSTEPDGDSGSGDQGCIDDVVGDGEDSDSDKEHGDNKCDGSSGGKKKKKKKKKNKGNGSAAAASNNEGVEKETTIDAHVLEKVATTTPKEIINIPPIQHVYPYPPQMYYSHPPQVPPPPPPYGLSYNTSYPVSSTSSYYVGAPVMPMHAYSRMPPPPPPSDPIKNYYAHHDDDNEGGYCSIM from the exons ATGGAAGCCACACCAGCTGATCAACAGGTTCCTCCTCCCGGTGAAACCCTCAAGTATCAT ACGTGGGTTTTGAAAGTCTTGATCCACTGCGATGGCTGCACAAAGAGAGTCAAGAAAATTCTTCAGGGAATTGAAG GGGTTTACACAACAGAAATTGATTCTCGGGAGCACAAGGTTACAGTTACAGGTAACGTGGAAGCTGAGACTCTCATCAAGAAGCTTTCAAGATCAGGAAAATCAGTGGAGCTTTGGCCACAAATAGAAAAGCCTCCTGCTGATAAGAAGAAGAAAGCTAAAAAGCCTTCAAAATCAATGGttgaaaatgatgaaaatattattgacAATAATAAGGAAAAAGAAAACCAGAAGAAGAATAGTACTGAACCAGATGGTGACAGTGGTAGTGGTGATCAAGGTTGTATAGATGATGTTGTAGGTGATGGCGAAGATTCAGATTCAGATAAAGAACATGGTGATAATAAATGTGATGGCAGTAGTGGtggaaaaaagaagaagaaaaagaaaaagaagaacaaaggTAATGGTTCTGCTGCTGCAGCATCTAATAATGAAGGAGTagaaaaagaaacaacaatTGATGCACATGTACTTGAAAAAGTTGCTACTACTACTCCCAAGGAAATTATTAATATCCCTCCAATTCAGCATGTTTACCCATATCCACCACAAATGTACTATTCACACCCTCCTCAagtaccaccaccaccaccaccatatGGGTTAAGCTATAACACATCCTATCCTGTTTCTAGTACTTCTTCTTATTATGTTGGTGCTCCTGTCATGCCTATGCATGCATACTCTAGAATGCCTCCACCTCCTCCACCGTCTGATCCAATCAAGAATTACTATGCTCATcatgatgatgataatgaagGTGGATATTGCTCCATTATGTGA
- the LOC101507896 gene encoding dephospho-CoA kinase → MRIIGLTGGIASGKSTVSNLFKSHGIPIVDADVVAREALKKGSGGWKKVVAAFGEEILLDNGEVNRPKLGQIVFADPDKRQFLNRLLAPYISSGIFWEVLKLWLKGYKVIVLDIPLLFEAKMDRFTKPIIVVWVDPETQIQRLLARDKSSEEDGRNRVNAQMLLDVKRSKADIVIDNTGSLDDLNEQFQKVLVRVTGPLTWYEFWLSRQGVLITLASLTSGVILCMKSFNNNSS, encoded by the exons ATGAGGATTATTGGCCTGACTGGTGGAATAGCAAGTGGCAAGAGCACCGTTTCCAATTTATTCAAGTCTCATGGCATCCCCATTGTCGATGCTGATGTAGTTGCTCGC GAGGCACTGAAGAAAGGGAGCGGTGGATGGAAAAAAGTCGTTGCGGCATTTGGGGAAGAAATTCTACTAGATAATGGGGAAGTTAACAGACCCAAACTTGGCCAAATTGTTTTTGCCGATCCTGATAAGCGTCAATTTCTCAATCG ATTGTTGGCTCCGTATATATCCTCGGGGATCTTCTGGGAAGTTCTGAAGTTGTGGTTGAAAGGATACAAGGTCATTGTTCTCGATATCCCTTTGTTATTTGAGGCGAAGATGGACAGGTTCACGAAGCCCATTATTGTTGTGTGGGTTGATCCTGAAACACAGATTCAGAGACTCTTGGCGAGAGACAAGTCTAGTGAAGAGGATGGTCGGAACAGGGTTAATGCTCAGATGCTGCTGGATGTTAAAAGGAGTAAAGCTGATATAGTAATAGACAACACCGGTTCACTAGATGACTTGAACGAACAGTTTCAGAAGGTTTTGGTTCGGGTCACTGGACCCTTGACATGGTATGAGTTTTGGCTTTCTAGGCAGGGAGTCTTGATCACTCTTGCTTCACTTACCTCAGGTGTTATTCTATGTATGAAGTCATTTAACAACAACAGTTCATAG
- the LOC101509166 gene encoding rapid alkalinization factor, with protein MSNASFLLLLALYLLMVSMSIFPTIEGATSEHRLRWVATTTPTCQGSIEECIEDGEFGMDSESHRRILATSQYISYRALQRNTVPCSHKGASYYNCQKGAEANPYSRGCTTITRCRNT; from the coding sequence ATGTCAAATGCTTCTTTTCTCCTACTACTAGCTTTATACTTGTTAATGGTTTCCATGTCCATCTTTCCCACCATAGAGGGTGCAACCAGCGAGCACCGTCTAAGGTGGGTGGCCACGACAACACCAACATGCCAAGGCTCCATAGAAGAGTGCATAGAAGATGGTGAGTTTGGAATGGATTCAGAGTCTCACCGGCGTATATTAGCAACCTCGCAATATATAAGCTACAGAGCACTCCAGAGGAACACTGTGCCATGCTCTCATAAGGGTGCATCTTACTACAACTGTCAGAAAGGTGCAGAAGCGAATCCTTACAGCCGCGGCTGCACCACCATCACCCGTTGCCGTAACACTTAA
- the LOC101508530 gene encoding bifunctional protein FolD 2, whose amino-acid sequence MATVIDGKAVAQTIRSEIADEVRLLSEKYGKVPGLAVIIVGSRKDSQSYVGMKRKACAELGIKSFDIDLPEQASESQVIKHVHDLNANPDVHGILVQLPLPKHINEEKVLSEISLGKDVDGFHPLNIGKLAMKGRDPLFLPCTPKACLELLSRSGVSIKGKKAVVVGRSNIVGLPASLLLLKADATVTIVHSHTSEPESIIREADIVIAAAGQAKMIKGSWIKPGAAVIDVGTNSVDDPTRKSGYRLVGDVDFEEASKVAGWITPVPGGVGPMTVTMLLKNTLEGAKRNIEQNN is encoded by the exons ATGGCCACCGTAATCGACGGCAAGGCCGTGGCACAAACAATCCGATCTGAAATCGCCGATGAAGTGCGTCTCCTCTCTGAAAAATACGGCAAG GTTCCGGGACTTGCAGTAATCATAGTTGGGAGCAGAAAGGACTCGCAAAGCTATGTCGGAATGAAGAGAAAAGCATGCGCTGAATTGGGAATCAAATCCTTTGACATCGACCTTCCTGAACAAGCTTCCGAGTCTCAAGTAATCAAGCATGTCCATGATTTGAACGCTAACCCCGATGTACATG GTATATTGGTTCAACTTCCATTGCCTAAGCACATAAATGAAGAGAAAGTTTTGAGTGAAATCAGCTTAGGGAAGGATGTAGATGGCTTCCATCCTTTGAACATTGGCAAGCTTGCGATGAAAGGCAGAGACCCTCTGTTTCTTCCTTGCACTCCCAAG GCATGTCTTGAACTGTTATCACGAAGTGGTGTAAGTATAAAGGGGAAAAAGGCAGTTGTGGTTGGTAGAAGTAACATAGTTGGATTACCAGCTTCATTGCTGCTTTTGAAAGCAGATGCTACGGTTACCATTGTTCATTCACATACTAGTGAACCAGAAAGTATCATACGTGAAGCAGATATTGTTATTGCAGCAGCAGGACAGGCAAAGATG atcaAAGGAAGCTGGATAAAACCTGGAGCTGCAGTGATAGATGTTGGCACAAATTCTGTTGATGACCCAACTAGGAAGTCAGGTTACAGGCTTGTTGGAGATGTAGATTTTGAGGAAGCATCTAAAGTTGCTGGTTGGATTACTCCTGTTCCTGGTGGTGTAGGTCCCATGACAGTCACAATGTTGTTGAAGAATACTTTGGAGGGTGCTAAACGCAACATTGAGCAAAATAACTAA
- the LOC101490901 gene encoding autophagy-related protein 18a: MSSQPQSPSHHTPVSSPESCPTTPPPPPLLLQLSFNQDHACFSAATDNGFRIFNCDPFRELFRREFDGGGIAHVEMLFRCNILALVGGGTQPQYPPNKVMIWDDHQGRCIGELSFRAAVRGVRLRRDRIIVVVEQKIFVYNFVDLKLLHQIETIANPKGLCAVSHLSDSLVLACPGLHKGQIRVENFAQKKTKFISAHDSRIGCFALTLDGRIIATASVRGTLIRIYDTDHGTLLQEVRRGANAAEIFSLAFSSTAQWLAVSSDKGTVHVFSLKVNSGVSEHEKSQSSSSSDAAVAPSSSSRSFIKFKGVLPKYFNSEWSVARFHLHEGTQYTVAFGLEKNTVIILGMDGSFYRCQFHPAHGGEMTQLEYQNFLKPGTAL; the protein is encoded by the exons ATGTCTTCTCAACCTCAATCTCCGTCCCACCACACCCCCGTCTCTTCGCCGGAATCTTGCCCCACCACACCACCGCCACCTCCGTTGCTCCTTCAACTTTCTTTTAACCAAGATCACGCTTGCTTCTCCGCCGCTACAGATAACGGCTTCCGCATCTTCAACTGCGACCCTTTCCGTGAACTCTTCCGCCGTGAGTTTGATGGCGGAGGAATCGCCCACGTGGAGATGCTTTTCCGTTGCAACATATTGGCACTTGTTGGCGGTGGAACTCAGCCTCAGTACCCTCCCAACAAAGTCATGATATGGGACGATCACCAAGGGAGGTGCATCGGTGAACTTTCTTTCCGAGCCGCCGTTCGCGGCGTTCGACTCCGGCGGGATCGAATTATCGTCGTTGTGGAACAGAAGATATTCGTTTACAACTTCGTTGACCTAAAGCTGTTGCATCAAATTGAAACAATCGCGAACCCTAAGGGGCTATGTGCAGTTTCACACTTGTCTGATTCTCTTGTTCTTGCTTGCCCTGGTTTGCATAAGGGTCAGATTCGCGTCGAAAACTTTGCGCAGAAGAAGACAAAGTTTATTTCTGCTCATGATTCAAGAATAGGTTGTTTCGCTCTCACACTTGATGGACGGATAATTGCCACCGCCAGCGTCAGGGGTACGCTGATTCGGATTTATGATACGGATCATGGCACACTACTTCAGGAA GTAAGAAGGGGTGCCAATGCAGCTGAGATATTTAGTTTGGCATTTTCTTCTACTGCTCAGTGGCTAGCAGTTTCAAGTGACAAGGGTACTGTCCATGTTTTTAGCCTTAAGGTTAATTCCGGTGTCTCTGAGCATGAAAAGTCTCAAAGTTCATCGAGTTCAGATGCAGCGGTTGCCCCGTCTAGCTCATCTCGTTCCTTCATTAAATTTAAAG GAGTGTTGCCCAAGTATTTCAATTCAGAGTGGTCAGTGGCTCGGTTTCACTTACATGAGGGCACCCAGTACACAGTTGCATTTGGTCTCGAAAAGAATACAGTCATAATTCTTGGCATGGATGGAAG TTTCTATAGATGCCAATTCCATCCAGCACATGGAGGTGAAATGACCCAGTTGGAATATCAGAACTTTTTAAAGCCAGGAACAGCCTTGTGA